One Peromyscus leucopus breed LL Stock chromosome 2, UCI_PerLeu_2.1, whole genome shotgun sequence DNA window includes the following coding sequences:
- the LOC119087458 gene encoding uncharacterized protein LOC119087458: MAALCSARHQSAAAGLGAVLGLEVELELTVKELPLGRGAPLHCTGVSRRGVLLLAHCEPPPACAEAPSRQAACLRLPPPSISPESQARRAWTLALLWVGKPQPFSGFTPSSLLSPFPAVGLTLFGPL, translated from the coding sequence ATGGCTGCGCTGTGCTCAGCGAGACATCAGTCCGCTGCCGCGGGACTGGGGGCCGTGTTAGGGCTGGAGGTGGAGCTGGAGCTGACCGTGAAGGAGCTGCCGCTGGGCCGGGGTGCACCACTGCACTGCACCGGGGTCTCAAGGAGGGGTGTGTTGCTGCTGGCTCACTGCGAGCCGCCTCCAGCCTGCGCCGAGGCGCCTTCCCGCCAGGCCGCCTGCCTCCGTCTTCCGCCTCCCTCCATTTCCCCGGAATCTCAAGCCCGGCGCGCTTGGACCCTGGCTCTCCTCTGGGTGGGGAAGCCTCAGCCTTTTTCCGGCTTTACTCCTTCcagccttctctctccttttcctgcaGTGGGTCTCACCCTTTTCGGTCCCCTCTAG